A genomic stretch from Solanum stenotomum isolate F172 chromosome 8, ASM1918654v1, whole genome shotgun sequence includes:
- the LOC125873518 gene encoding uncharacterized protein LOC125873518, with amino-acid sequence MGGYRDRNGVGILVDRDLREQVVEVRRINDRLMLIKLVIGGCTLNVISAYAPQVGLGEEVKKLFYEDLDEAVRGIPITEKIVIGGDFNGHIGATSNGFDDVHGGFGFGERNGGGSSLLDFAKAFELQR; translated from the exons ATGG GAGGTTATAGGGATAGAAATGGAGTGGGCATTCTTGTAGACAGGGATTTGAGGGAGCAAGTGGTGGAGGTTAGGAGGATCAATGATAGGTTGATGTTGATTAAACTAGTAATTGGAGGTTGTACTTTGAATGTTATTAGTGCTTATGCACCTCAAGTGGGCTTGGGCGAGGAGGTCAAAAAGCTCTTTTATGAGGATTTGGATGAGGCAGTTAGAGGTATACCGATCACCGAGAAAATTGTCATTGGTGGAGATTTTAATGGCCATATCGGGGCAACTTCTAATGGCTTTGATGATGTTCATGGAGGCTTTGGTTTTGGGGAGAGAAATGGGGGCGGTTCTTCGCTTCTGGATTTTGCTAAGGCTTTCGA